Proteins encoded in a region of the Brevefilum fermentans genome:
- a CDS encoding LysM peptidoglycan-binding domain-containing protein, translating to MNNLTIVIRKDLKMGLFGKKKKEEEERKKQLEQAQKEAEEAKKALEAKLAQEAKEKQLKAEAEKKAKELEEQKKKEKAQEELAEARRKAIEERRAKLESEKKAAIIATHVVKEDETLSHIALKYYKHATPPYWQLLLEHNTELLQGNERNVRAGMELEIPELPEELKD from the coding sequence ATGAACAATTTAACAATCGTTATTAGAAAGGATCTAAAAATGGGTTTATTTGGAAAAAAGAAGAAGGAAGAAGAAGAACGCAAGAAGCAACTCGAACAGGCACAAAAAGAAGCCGAAGAAGCAAAAAAAGCTCTTGAGGCAAAATTAGCACAAGAGGCCAAGGAAAAACAGCTGAAAGCTGAAGCCGAGAAAAAAGCCAAAGAACTTGAAGAGCAGAAAAAGAAAGAAAAAGCTCAGGAAGAATTGGCGGAAGCCCGGCGAAAAGCCATCGAAGAGCGAAGGGCAAAGCTTGAAAGCGAGAAAAAAGCGGCAATTATTGCAACGCACGTTGTCAAAGAGGATGAGACCCTGAGCCACATCGCGCTAAAATATTACAAGCATGCCACGCCACCCTACTGGCAATTATTGCTTGAGCATAATACAGAACTGCTCCAAGGCAATGAAAGGAACGTGCGGGCTGGGATGGAACTGGAAATACCTGAACTGCCAGAAGAATTAAAAGATTAA
- a CDS encoding metal-sulfur cluster assembly factor: MTEGNNSNIPIWDIENTHPELVPLVEEGLSEIIDPELGLNIVQIGLVRNVSLEDDHAVVTMILTTPFCPYGPTIMESTRIKAEEILKIPTKITYGTETWDPTMMEDGIGDDWGLY; the protein is encoded by the coding sequence ATGACTGAAGGAAATAATAGCAACATCCCCATCTGGGATATCGAAAATACTCATCCTGAACTTGTCCCCCTTGTGGAAGAGGGACTAAGTGAAATAATTGACCCCGAATTGGGCTTAAACATTGTCCAGATCGGGTTAGTTCGCAATGTAAGCCTGGAAGATGATCATGCTGTTGTTACCATGATCCTAACCACGCCTTTCTGTCCTTACGGGCCAACAATAATGGAGAGCACCCGCATTAAGGCTGAGGAAATTCTCAAAATTCCCACAAAAATCACCTATGGTACTGAGACTTGGGACCCAACCATGATGGAAGACGGCATCGGCGACGATTGGGGATTATATTAA
- a CDS encoding class I SAM-dependent methyltransferase has protein sequence MAKFDHFNLLGPFYDWIFSLRNSSKLVKMVDLFPQQALLDIGGGTGRVSENFSGISSSIFVADPAIKMLREAHKKGLMVIIANSEALPFRPASFERVIMIDAFHHVAQHQLTLDEIWRVLKPGGRLVIEEPNIRNIFGKLIAIGEKILLMRSKIIAPEEIISMCAFQDVENIRFVIKSALVWVMIDKRA, from the coding sequence ATGGCTAAATTCGATCATTTCAACCTGCTTGGGCCGTTTTATGATTGGATCTTTAGCCTGAGAAATTCATCGAAATTGGTGAAAATGGTAGACCTTTTTCCCCAACAAGCACTTCTGGATATTGGAGGTGGGACGGGAAGGGTCTCGGAAAATTTTTCAGGCATATCATCTTCAATTTTTGTTGCAGACCCTGCAATTAAAATGCTGCGGGAAGCTCACAAGAAAGGTTTAATGGTCATCATTGCCAACTCAGAGGCTTTACCATTTAGACCGGCAAGTTTTGAGCGGGTCATTATGATTGATGCTTTTCATCATGTTGCACAGCATCAACTGACCCTGGATGAGATTTGGCGCGTCTTAAAGCCGGGCGGTAGGCTGGTCATCGAGGAACCAAATATTCGCAACATCTTTGGAAAGCTTATTGCAATCGGTGAAAAAATCTTGCTCATGCGCAGCAAAATTATTGCTCCGGAAGAAATCATATCGATGTGCGCATTTCAAGATGTTGAGAATATCCGATTTGTTATAAAAAGCGCATTAGTTTGGGTTATGATAGATAAACGAGCTTAA
- a CDS encoding SCP2 sterol-binding domain-containing protein, which produces MAEIDVYQIMNSIPDYFDAEKAQGVSGLVQCSFSGEQASEWVIRIHDQTCTVEQGTTSNPDLTIKADAKDGVKLLTGQLDPMRAYMLGKIKVFGDLALGMKLVNFFKR; this is translated from the coding sequence ATGGCTGAAATTGATGTGTATCAGATAATGAATTCGATTCCCGATTATTTCGATGCTGAGAAGGCACAAGGTGTCTCGGGACTGGTTCAATGTTCATTTTCAGGCGAACAGGCATCTGAATGGGTCATCAGAATTCATGATCAAACCTGCACAGTAGAACAAGGAACAACCTCAAATCCGGACTTGACAATTAAAGCCGATGCAAAAGATGGAGTCAAGCTTCTGACAGGCCAGTTGGATCCCATGCGTGCTTATATGTTAGGCAAAATTAAGGTCTTTGGGGATTTGGCATTGGGAATGAAATTAGTTAATTTCTTTAAAAGGTAA